The Cryobacterium sp. SO1 genomic sequence CCGTCGTCTTCGAAGACTTGCCAGCGTTGGTTGTGCAGCAGCAAGTGGTGGGCGCGGCAGAGCAGGATGCCCTGGTTGATGTCGGTTCGGCCGTTATCTCGCTGCCAGTGTTGGATATGGTGGGCTTCGGTGAAGGCGGGTGGTCGGTCGCAGCCGGGCCAGCGGCAGCCGCCGTCGCGGGCGGCGAGGGCTCGGCGTTGGGCCCGGTTGAACAGTCGTTGCTCGTGCCCGACGTCGAGGGGCCGGTCAAGCTGGTCGAAGGTGATGTTGATGGTGCCGGAGTCGCAGATGAGGCGTTCGATGGTTTCGGGGGAGATGGGGGCGGTGTTGCCTTCGATGTAGCCGTGGCCGGGTTGGCCGGGTAGGCAGATCAGGATGTCGTCGGCGTCACTGAGGAACCCGGGCTGCAGCGGCTCGGCCATCGGGCAGGGGTCGCGTTCGGGAGGCCCGGATGTGGTGCCGGCGGTGCCGGTCGTGCTGGTAGCGCCGGTGGGGTGGCCGGTGACGCCTGTCGCGCCTGGTCCAGAGGATCCGGTGGGCCTGGTGGGTCCGGTCTGATCGGCGGGTCCGGTGCGATCGGCGGCCTGGGTCGGCTCGCCCGGCGGGGTG encodes the following:
- a CDS encoding HNH endonuclease signature motif containing protein, giving the protein MAEPLQPGFLSDADDILICLPGQPGHGYIEGNTAPISPETIERLICDSGTINITFDQLDRPLDVGHEQRLFNRAQRRALAARDGGCRWPGCDRPPAFTEAHHIQHWQRDNGRTDINQGILLCRAHHLLLHNQRWQVFEDDGRYWLRPPATIDPGQALIEMPSRTRPRPTSARTH